Genomic segment of Pseudoalteromonas sp. NC201:
ACGCGGCTTCGCTTAGAGACGCGGCCCAATTTGGGATCCGTTACGTGTTGTTGGGGATCCCCGAGGATATAGGTCCGCGCGCCAATTGCGGGCAAGGCGGCGCCGAGCTCGGTTGGCAAGCCTTCTTAAAACGCTTTTTGAATCAGCCCGATAACCAGTTTTTGTCAGGCGATAAGGTTTTGTTGCTAGGCGAGGTGGATACCCTCGCTATTCAAACGCGTGCACTATCGCTCGATAACGCTAATAGCGAACAGCTAGCGCAGCTGCGCACTCTCTGTGCTGACCTCGACAACCAAGTTATTGCAACCCTAGCACCTATCTTTGCTGCAGGCTTGGAGCCAATTATCATTGGTGGTGGTCATAATAATGCTTTTGGTATTTTGCAGGCACATTTTGAGGCCAGCAAGCGTGCCGCTGGTGCTATCAACTTTGACCCTCATGCTGACTTTCGAGCTTGTGAAGGGCGACATAGCGGTAATGGCTTCAGTTACGCGCATCAAGCTGGTAGTTTGTCGCATTATCATGTCATCGGCTTGCACGAGCACAAAAATAACCAAACAATCCTTACTCAATTGCAAAACGCTGGATTCGGATTTTCAAGTTATCAAGCGATAAAAACCAGGCAAACTCAGAGTTTATCCGCATCACTCGACAAAGCGTTGGCAACGATGCCAAGCGACATTCCATTAGGCGTAGAGTTAGACGTTGATGCCATCGTCGGTATGCCTGCAAGCGCCCTGACCTATCAAGGCTTCACAAGTAGCGATGCCGAATATTTTGTTTACCGTATGGCTCAGGCTCGAAATGCTAAATATTTGCACTTATGTGAAGCAGCCCCGGCTAGACACCCACTTGGTGAGCAGGCGGGTATCGAACATTGTGGTCAAATACTAACAAACCTTGCGAACGCTTATTTAAGTACCCGTCAACAGAGGTGCTAAACACTGTCACAGCCAAACCAATGTAAAGGTAAGGCGCTCCTAGTTATTGAGGCAGCCTTTGTTTCAGCCAACTGATCAAAATATTGCTGTTCTGTGGTCGAGAAAAGTAAAACCCTTGCGCTGCCACCGTGCCAATGCTTTTTACAAACTCGAGTTGCCCGAGAGATTCAATACCCTCGCCAATCACGCGACAGTGCTTTTCTTGATGCATCTCTACAATGCCTTTTACCAAGGATTTGGTATGCCCCATATGCTCTGGTTCTTGCGTCATATTGCGCGACAGTTTCACGTACTCAAAACGCAGTGCGGGTAATTTAGCAAGTACCAGCGGCGCATCACCAAAGCTATCGACACACATTTTTACACCCAAGTTCTTCAAACGACTGATCATCGCAATTTCTTGCTCATCTAGTTCGGCAAGCATACTAGCTGGACACTCGATAATGATAGCGCCAGGGCTTAACTGATGGTTGAGCATAGTGTAGTCAATAAACTCGATAAAGCTTTCGCTCAAGAGCTCAGCACCAAAGACATTAATACTGATGGGAACGCTGATCCCTTCCATTTTCAGTGCCAATGCAATTTCGCATGCACGCTCTAATACATATTCAGCAACGGGAATGGCAAGTCCAACTAAACGAATATCATCAATAAACTCATTGGCACTTAAAATCCCTTGCTTTGGATGCTGCCAACGCAACAATAATTCCACAAACTCAATGCTGTTATCTTCATGACGAACGACTGGATGAAAATAGAGCTCAAATTCAGATCTAAAGTTGATTTTAGCTAACTCCGACAACCTAACCTGTTGCTCCAGCCGATGAATTTGCATACGTTGTTGATACGGCACGACCTGTTGGTGGCTATGCTGATGCGCTTCTGATTGTGTATCTAGCGCTAAAAACACGCAAGAAATCAGGTTCTCAAGCTGCCCCATTTCTTCATCGCAATTCACATAACTCGCACGCATCATGATCTCTAACGTACAGCTACCAACATTGAATGGCTTTAAAGTGCTGTTTGATATTTCCTCTATCAGCTGCTCATGAAAGTGCTTACCATGCTTTAACGAACATACAAACGCAAAGTTAAGACCACCTAGATGCGCCATTTTCGCAGTTTCATTGCCATGAGTGATGGCCATAACATCGCCTGATTGCAAACATTGTGCAATACGATTAGCCGACTGAGCTAGCAGCAAGTCACCAAACTCACGCCCTAAATGAAAATTTACCTGCTCGAAACCCATGAGACGGACTAGCACGAGCATACAAGGGCTCCCTTCCGTTTGGCGATATTCATTAAAAGCACGTTTAAAACTTTGCCGACCAGGTAACCCCAAACTTTCATGCTCGGTGTGGTCATCATTGTGTTCTTTCAATTCAAATTCATTTGCGCTGCTATACGCTTGATAGGCAAGGAAAAGAATATACATAAACACAATGACAATTGCGCCATGCTGGGCAGGAAATGTCCATAGATATTCAGACACAGTCCACATTACCAAAGTGATTATCGCAGCAGCACTTATCAACAATAAGCCACTTTTGTGCTCCTGTAAGCCATGGAATAGATACAGGAGTATCGTCAGAGTAAGTAAATGTAATGTAGTGATATTGCCCGTAAAGGCGAGCAGTATTGCAAGTGTTGCACTGCTAAGGTGAGCCAGCTTGAGCATACCAGAGGGGCGCTGCAACATTAATGCTAACGCCCCCATTACAATGGCTCCGGCCATGCCAGCCATCATTGGCGTAATTAGTATCGCTATTCCTTCAGACAGCAATAATTCCGTGGCTCCGCCACTAGCTGTTGAAATTGAAAGCATAATTTGTTGCTTATAAAAGGATCATTACTGATTAAGTTTACCTAAGATCCACAAATTTGACAGGTCCGCTACACCAAATTGATAACTTAACTGTGCAGGATGGGTAATGTCCCATAACGCTAAGTCTGCGCGCGTTCCAACTTTCAATACTCCACGGTCGCTCAACCCCAAGGCTTTCGCAGCATTAACCGTAACACCGCTAAGCGCTTCTTCCGGTGTCATTCTAAATAATGTGCATGCCATATTCAGCATTAATCGCAGTGAGCACAAAGGCGCAGTACCTGGATTGAAGTCGCTCGCGAGTGCCATTGCTACTTTGTGCTTTCTGAGCAAGTCAATTGGTGGTAATTGCGTTTCTCGTAAGAAATAAAAAGCACCAGGTAAAAGTACCGCAGTAACGTCCCCTTTCGCCATTGCTTCCACACCTGCTTCATCAAGATATTCAATATGATCCGCTGAAAGTCCTTTAAACTTTGCCACCAGCTCGCTGCCATGTTGATTAGATAGCTGCTCAGCATGACATTTAATCTGTAACCCCAACTGTTGTGCTCGAGTAAATACTTGCTCAGTTTGCTGATAGGTAAATCCGACGTTCTCACAAAATACATCAACAGCCGTTGCTAATTGGCGCGAAGCAACTTGTGGCAGCATCTCATCACAGACTAAATCAATGTAGGCTTGGCTATTGTCTTTGTACTCTGGGGGTAATGCATGCGCGCCCAAGAACGTGCTATGCACATCAATCGGGTGATGCTCATTAAGTAGTTGATTAATTTCTAGCAGCTTTAGCTCATTTTCAACGTCTAGGCCGTAACCCGATTTACTTTCAACCGTGGTAACCCCTTCTTTGAGTAAACTATTCAAGCGGTTCTTACCGTTAACATACAGCGTTTCTCTGTCTGCTAATCGTGTCGCCTTAACGGTACTTGCGATACCACCACCTTGCGCGGCAATCTGTTGATATGACGCCCCCAGTAATCGTTGCTCAAATTCGTTGGCCCGAGAACCTGCAAATAAAATATGCGTGTGGCAGTCGATTAACCCTGGGGTCAACCATTGGCCATTGGCTTTATGAATAGGGGTTGCTATGGCGTCAACCTCAGGTAGTTCACTACGAGGGCCTAACCAATTAATTTTGCCATCTTTAATAGCGATCGCTGCGTTTTCTATCGCACCATAAGGGGTATCCAAATTGGGATCCATAGTTGCAATATTGACATCGATAATAAGCAAATCGGCTTCTAACATCATACTTGTCCTAATCTAAATCAAATCCATATGCCAACACATTAAAAGAAACTCGCTCACTGCGAGATTTATCCATTGAGTCTATCAGGGATACTTGTATATACAAGAGAAGTGTGCCATCTTTATTTACATAAATATGAACTCGAGACAACAACTGTGCCTGAGCTTCCTAAATTTGCGCTGATAAAACAATATATTATCGATAATATTCGCGCCGCGCGCTGGCTCGAAAACGAGCGCGTGCCGTCGGAAAATGAGTTAGCTGACCAATTTAATGTTAGCCGAATGACCGCAAGACGAGCACTAAGCGAGCTAACTGAAGCCGGAATTTTAACTCGTAGCCAAGGTCTAGGTACTTTTGTTGCCAGTTTTAAATCTCAGTCTTCGTTACTTGAGATCCGCAATATTGCCGACGAGGTCAACGCACGCAATGGCAAATACTCATGTACCGTACTGACGCTTGAACTTATTGCTGCAGTAGCGCCTATCGCCATTGCACTGGGTGTAGAAGCGGACGCGCCAGTCTACAGAAGCGTAATTGTACATAATGAAAATGAACAACCACTGCAAGTCGAAGAGCGCTTTGTCAATCCACAGTTGGCACCGGAGTATTTAGACCAAAACTTTGAACTGACTACCCCTCACGAATATTTATCTCAAGTCGCGCCACTCACAGAGGCTAGACACACCGTTGAAGCGGTTATGCCATCACCAGAGGTTTGCCAGTGGCTTGGGCTTTATAATGAAGAGCCATGTTTACAAATGATCCGCCGAACTTGGTCTGCAAAAGGCATTGTTAGCTTCGCAAGATTAATTTCGCCAGGCAGTAAATATCGCTTAGGTGGTCATCTCACCTTTAAGCAAAGGTCGTAACACATAAAGTGTCGCCAAATATCGCGGCAGATAAATCAAAACGACATGGCAGCCTCGGTTGTCATGCAATACAAATAGACTAACAACCTAGTGAAACTAAGCAATCGCAGCAACTAGACGTTTCACTTAGGTTGTATATACAACAGGAGAGAGCAGAATGAGTGACAACCCAAGATTAGACCCTAGCCGCGAGATCCGCGCGCCACGAGGTACAGACATTACCGCGAAGAACTGGCTTACTGAAGCGGCAAAGCGAATGTTGATGAATAACCTTGACCCTGAAGTTGCTGAGCACCCAAATGCACTAGTAGTTTATGGCGGTATTGGCCGCGCCGCTCGCGACTGGGCATGCTTCGATAAAATCGTCGAAACGTTAGACCGCTTAGAAGAAGACGAAACCTTACTGGTGCAATCAGGTAAACCTGTCGGGGTATTCAAAACTCATAGCAATGCTCCTCGCGTCTTAATTGCTAACTCAAATTTAGTACCACATTGGGCTAACTGGGATCACTTCAACGAACTCGATAAAAAAGGCCTGATGATGTACGGCCAGATGACCGCTGGTTCTTGGATCTATATTGGCTCACAAGGCATAGTGCAAGGCACATACGAGACCTTTGTAGCAATGGCAAAGCAACACTTTAATGGTGAGGCGAAAGGCAAGTGGATCTTAACGGGTGGCCTTGGCGGGATGGGCGGCGCACAACCACTCGCGGCAACAATGGCAGGCTTTAGCGCCCTCGTTGTTGAGTGTGATGAGTCACGAATCGATTTTCGTCTTAACACACGTTATGTGGACCGAAAGGCAACCACACTTGATGATGCATTAGCTATTATTGATGAAGCTAAGGCTGCTGGACAACCAGTATCGGTTGGCCTGCTGGGCAATGCCGCGGATGTGTATGCTGAATTGGTTGAGCGCAATATCACGCCTGACGTAGTGACCGATCAAACTTCTGCGCACGACCCACTAAACGGCTACTTACCGCAAACATGGACTATGGCTCAGGCAGCCGCGCTTCGCGAAAGCGATCCACAAGCAGTTGTAAAAGCCGCAAAACAATCTATGGCAGTGCAAGTACAAGCCATGCTAACGCTGCAATCGCGCGGGGCCGCGACAACTGACTACGGGAATAACATTCGCCAAATGGCCCTAGAAGAAGGGGTTGATAACGCCTTTGATTTCCCGGGCTTTGTTCCTGCCTATATTCGTCCACTGTTTTGCCAAGGCATAGGTCCATTTCGTTGGGTTGCGCTGTCTGGCGATCCTGAAGATATTTATAAAACAGACGCGAAAGTTAAAGAGCTTATCCCAGACGACCCACACCTTCACAATTGGTTAGACATGGCGCGCGAGCGCATTCAATTCCAAGGCCTGCCAGCTCGTATTTGCTGGGTTGGACTGAAGGACAGAGCGCGTTTAGCACGAGCATTCAACGAAATGGTCAAAAATGGAGAACTCAAAGCACCGATTGTGATTGGTCGTGATCACTTAGATTCTGGCTCTGTAGCCAGTCCAAACCGTGAAACGGAATCGATGATGGATGGTTCAGATGCAGTATCAGACTGGCCGTTACTCAATGCCTTGTTAAACACGGCTGGCGGTGCAACTTGGGTCTCACTGCATCACGGCGGTGGCGTTGGTATGGGCTTCAGTCAACATTCGGGAGTCGTTATTGTGGCAGATGGCACAGACGAAGCAGACGCCCGTTTATCTCGCGTACTATGGAATGACCCAGGTACCGGTGTAATGCGTCATGCCGATGCCGGCTATGACATAGCCAAAGACTGTGCAAAAGAACAAAAACTAGATTTACCTATGCTGGAAGGAAAGTAAGTATGTACTCACTAAATTTAATCTCAGGCCAACTGACTTTAAACACGTTACGACAAATCAATCAACAGCCTGTCCATCTCAGCTTAGAAGAATCAGCGAAAGCCGCTATTGCTAACAGTGCAGACACAGTTCAGAAAGTAATCAAAGAAGGACGCACCGTTTACGGCATTAATACGGGTTTTGGCTTGCTGGCCAACACCAAAATTGCAAAAGACGAATTAGAGTTGCTACAACGCTCTATTGTACTGTCGCACGCAGCCGGTATTGGCGAGTTAATGGACGATAGCACCGTTCGACTCATGATGGTGCTAAAAATCAATTCACTCTCTCGTGGTTTCTCTGGGATCCGCTTGGATGTAATTGAATTCTTAGCAGCCTTGGTTAATGCCGAAGTCTATCCTTGTGTGCCCAAGAAGGGCTCGGTCGGGGCATCAGGCGATCTCGCACCGCTATCGCATATGTGTTTACCGATCCTTGGCGAAGGCCAGGTTCGCTATCGTGGTGAGCTTATCGATGCCATCGATGGGTTAAAAATAGCAGGGCTTGAACCACTTACTTTAGCTGCAAAAGAAGGTCTCGCACTACTTAA
This window contains:
- a CDS encoding arginase family protein, whose amino-acid sequence is MSTAVRIYDESNIATFVSARAGETRIWQSISFLQCDHDYAASLRDAAQFGIRYVLLGIPEDIGPRANCGQGGAELGWQAFLKRFLNQPDNQFLSGDKVLLLGEVDTLAIQTRALSLDNANSEQLAQLRTLCADLDNQVIATLAPIFAAGLEPIIIGGGHNNAFGILQAHFEASKRAAGAINFDPHADFRACEGRHSGNGFSYAHQAGSLSHYHVIGLHEHKNNQTILTQLQNAGFGFSSYQAIKTRQTQSLSASLDKALATMPSDIPLGVELDVDAIVGMPASALTYQGFTSSDAEYFVYRMAQARNAKYLHLCEAAPARHPLGEQAGIEHCGQILTNLANAYLSTRQQRC
- a CDS encoding EAL domain-containing protein, with protein sequence MLSISTASGGATELLLSEGIAILITPMMAGMAGAIVMGALALMLQRPSGMLKLAHLSSATLAILLAFTGNITTLHLLTLTILLYLFHGLQEHKSGLLLISAAAIITLVMWTVSEYLWTFPAQHGAIVIVFMYILFLAYQAYSSANEFELKEHNDDHTEHESLGLPGRQSFKRAFNEYRQTEGSPCMLVLVRLMGFEQVNFHLGREFGDLLLAQSANRIAQCLQSGDVMAITHGNETAKMAHLGGLNFAFVCSLKHGKHFHEQLIEEISNSTLKPFNVGSCTLEIMMRASYVNCDEEMGQLENLISCVFLALDTQSEAHQHSHQQVVPYQQRMQIHRLEQQVRLSELAKINFRSEFELYFHPVVRHEDNSIEFVELLLRWQHPKQGILSANEFIDDIRLVGLAIPVAEYVLERACEIALALKMEGISVPISINVFGAELLSESFIEFIDYTMLNHQLSPGAIIIECPASMLAELDEQEIAMISRLKNLGVKMCVDSFGDAPLVLAKLPALRFEYVKLSRNMTQEPEHMGHTKSLVKGIVEMHQEKHCRVIGEGIESLGQLEFVKSIGTVAAQGFYFSRPQNSNILISWLKQRLPQ
- the hutI gene encoding imidazolonepropionase; protein product: MLEADLLIIDVNIATMDPNLDTPYGAIENAAIAIKDGKINWLGPRSELPEVDAIATPIHKANGQWLTPGLIDCHTHILFAGSRANEFEQRLLGASYQQIAAQGGGIASTVKATRLADRETLYVNGKNRLNSLLKEGVTTVESKSGYGLDVENELKLLEINQLLNEHHPIDVHSTFLGAHALPPEYKDNSQAYIDLVCDEMLPQVASRQLATAVDVFCENVGFTYQQTEQVFTRAQQLGLQIKCHAEQLSNQHGSELVAKFKGLSADHIEYLDEAGVEAMAKGDVTAVLLPGAFYFLRETQLPPIDLLRKHKVAMALASDFNPGTAPLCSLRLMLNMACTLFRMTPEEALSGVTVNAAKALGLSDRGVLKVGTRADLALWDITHPAQLSYQFGVADLSNLWILGKLNQ
- the hutC gene encoding histidine utilization repressor; this translates as MCHLYLHKYELETTTVPELPKFALIKQYIIDNIRAARWLENERVPSENELADQFNVSRMTARRALSELTEAGILTRSQGLGTFVASFKSQSSLLEIRNIADEVNARNGKYSCTVLTLELIAAVAPIAIALGVEADAPVYRSVIVHNENEQPLQVEERFVNPQLAPEYLDQNFELTTPHEYLSQVAPLTEARHTVEAVMPSPEVCQWLGLYNEEPCLQMIRRTWSAKGIVSFARLISPGSKYRLGGHLTFKQRS
- the hutU gene encoding urocanate hydratase, with translation MSDNPRLDPSREIRAPRGTDITAKNWLTEAAKRMLMNNLDPEVAEHPNALVVYGGIGRAARDWACFDKIVETLDRLEEDETLLVQSGKPVGVFKTHSNAPRVLIANSNLVPHWANWDHFNELDKKGLMMYGQMTAGSWIYIGSQGIVQGTYETFVAMAKQHFNGEAKGKWILTGGLGGMGGAQPLAATMAGFSALVVECDESRIDFRLNTRYVDRKATTLDDALAIIDEAKAAGQPVSVGLLGNAADVYAELVERNITPDVVTDQTSAHDPLNGYLPQTWTMAQAAALRESDPQAVVKAAKQSMAVQVQAMLTLQSRGAATTDYGNNIRQMALEEGVDNAFDFPGFVPAYIRPLFCQGIGPFRWVALSGDPEDIYKTDAKVKELIPDDPHLHNWLDMARERIQFQGLPARICWVGLKDRARLARAFNEMVKNGELKAPIVIGRDHLDSGSVASPNRETESMMDGSDAVSDWPLLNALLNTAGGATWVSLHHGGGVGMGFSQHSGVVIVADGTDEADARLSRVLWNDPGTGVMRHADAGYDIAKDCAKEQKLDLPMLEGK